A genomic segment from Phragmites australis chromosome 6, lpPhrAust1.1, whole genome shotgun sequence encodes:
- the LOC133922385 gene encoding peroxisomal membrane protein PMP22-like has product MATAAGGGGGRAGGWKGGGGEGEASLARRAWRQYLVQLQQHPLRTKMITAGCLAGLSDSVAQKLSGYQKIEKRRLLLKMLFGFAYGGPFGHFLHKVLDYIFKGKKDTKTVAKKVLLEQLTSSPWNNMLFLFYYGYVVERRPLKEVKNRVKKQYPSVQLSAWMFWPIVGWINHQYMPLQFRVIFHSFVACCWGIFLNLRARAMSLKQA; this is encoded by the exons ATGGCGACAgctgcaggaggaggaggaggacgagccgGAGGATGgaaaggaggaggtggggagggggaggcaTCGCTGGCTCGCAGGGCGTGGAGGCAGTACTTGGTACAGCTCCAGCAACACCCGCTTCGCACCAAG ATGATCACAGCGGGGTGCCTCGCCGGCCTCAGCGACTCCGTGGCGCAGAAGCTCTCCGGGTACCAGAAGATTGAGAAGCGCCGCCTCCTGCTCAAGATG CTCTTTGGATTTGCATATGGTGGCCCATTTGGACATTTCCTGCATAAAGTGTTGGATTATATCTTCAAAGGGAAGAAGGATACCAAAACCGTGGCTAAGAAG GTGTTGCTGGAACAGCTGACGTCTTCTCCCTGGAACAATATGCTGTTTTTGTTCTACTATGGATATGTTGTTGAGA GGAGGCCTTTGAAGGAAGTGAAGAATAGGGTCAAGAAGCAATATCCTTCAGTGCAATTGAGTGCTTGGATG TTTTGGCCAATAGTCGGTTGGATCAACCATCAGTACATGCCGTTGCAGTTTCGGGTGATCTTCCACAGCTTTGTTGCATGTTGTTG GGGGATATTCCTCAACCTTCGCGCAAGGGCTATGTCTTTGAAGCAAGCATAG
- the LOC133923207 gene encoding probable F-box protein At4g22030: MAAALQAQRLFLTASSSSSSFATRPRRRAAPCRASLRVPNGLQTAVGPADVSLKLDWIDQRVLPATTASAPAAEDGSKTVEKLCAIAEAAADRAEMHDIIGRQRDNWNHLLLHSTNSLALAASVMAALAPAAPTMVALKASAGALLATAAVTMAAVNKIQPSQLAEEQRNATRLWRQLERDVRATLDLRTPLTNADVQDAMDRVLALDAAYPLPLLPGMLDKFPKTVEPARWWPRRRQQQQLLKKKSKSFGRRGGNGNGWSQDLEDEMRGLLRVLKAKDEHQYLTVGKLILSLNRGLAVAGPALAGTAALAAAFIGSGEIGSWASGAAVIGGALAAAANTVEHGGQVGMMFELLRNCAGFYRKIQEDIEASLGEADAELRENGEVFETKVALLLGRSTSDLKQFRRMASASFKDEDIKDFAGKLF, translated from the coding sequence ATGGCTGCTGCTCTCCAAGCACAGCGTCTCTTCTTGACGGCctcttcgtcgtcgtcgtctttcGCCACACGGCCGCGGAGGCGCGCCGCTCCCTGCCGAGCCTCCCTGCGCGTGCCTAATGGTCTGCAAACGGCGGTGGGCCCCGCGGACGTCAGCCTCAAGCTGGACTGGATCGACCAGCGCGTCCTCCCGGCGACCACGGCCTCAGCACCGGCAGCGGAGGACGGCTCGAAGACGGTTGAGAAGCTCTGCGCGAtagcggaggcggcggcggaccgCGCCGAGATGCACGACATCATCGGCAGGCAGCGGGACAACTGGAACCACCTGCTGCTCCACTCCACCAACTCCCTCGCGCTCGCTGCCTCCGTCATGGCCGCGCTGGCTCCCGCCGCTCCCACCATGGTCGCGCTCAAGGCCTCCGCGGGGGCCCTCCTGGCCACGGCCGCCGTCACGATGGCTGCCGTCAACAAGATCCAGCCGTCGCAGCTCGCCGAGGAGCAGCGCAACGCCACGCGGCTCTGGAGGCAGCTCGAGCGCGACGTCCGCGCCACGCTCGACCTCAGGACGCCGTTGACGAATGCCGACGTCCAGGACGCCATGGACAGGGTGCTGGCGCTCGACGCGGCGTACCCGCTGCCGCTGCTCCCCGGCATGCTCGACAAGTTCCCCAAGACCGTGGAGCCCGCCCGGTGGTGGCCGCGCCGtcgccagcagcagcagctgctcaagaagaagtccaagagctttgGCCGGCGCGGTGGCAACGGCAACGGCTGGAGCCAGGACCTCGAGGACGAGATGCGCGGCCTCCTGCGCGTGCTCAAGGCCAAGGACGAGCACCAGTACCTGACGGTCGGCAAGCTGATTCTCAGCCTCAACCGCGGCCTCGCCGTGGCAGGCCCGGCGCTGGCCGGCACTGCCGCGCTCGCCGCGGCGTTCATCGGCTCCGGTGAAATCGGCTCCTGGGCCTCCGGCGCGGCCGTGATCGGCGGCGCGCTGGCCGCGGCGGCGAACACGGTGGAGCACGGCGGGCAGGTGGGCATGATGTTCGAGCTGCTCCGCAACTGCGCGGGGTTCTACCGCAAGATCCAGGAGGACATCGAGGCCAGCCTCGGCGAGGCCGACGCCGAGCTGAGGGAGAATGGCGAGGTGTTCGAGACCAAAGTGGCGCTGCTGCTGGGCCGGAGCACGTCGGACCTGAAGCAGTTCAGGCGGATGGCCTCGGCGTCCTTCAAGGACGAGGACATCAAGGACTTCGCCGGGAAACTCTTCTGA